One window of Camelina sativa cultivar DH55 chromosome 4, Cs, whole genome shotgun sequence genomic DNA carries:
- the LOC104780545 gene encoding structural maintenance of chromosomes protein 2-2-like, protein MHIKEICLEGFKSYATRTVVPGFDPHFNAITGLNGSGKSNILDSICFVLGITNLQHVRASNLQELVYKQGQAGITKATVSITFDNSERNRSPLGYEDHSEITVTRQIVVGGRNKYLINGKLAQPSQVQNLFHSEQLNVNNPHFLIMQGRITKVLNMKPMEILSMLEEAAGTRMYENKKEAALKTLEKKQTKVDEINKLLEHDILPALEKLRREKAQYMQWANGNAELERVKRFCIAFEYVQAEKVRDNSLHGVEKMKTKMTSIDEEAEKTQGEISELENQVKALTQAREASMGGEVKNLSDKVDSLSNEVTRELSKLHNMEDTLQGEVKNAEQIFHNIEDLKKSVEERATSLKKCDEGAANLKRKFQEFSTTLEECEREHQGVIAGKSSGDEEKCLEDQLRDAKISVGSAETELKQLNTKISHCEKELKEKKSQLMSKQEEAVAVENELDARKNDVDSVKRALDSLPYKEGQMEALEKDRGLELEVGRRLKDKVSDLSAQLANVQFTYRDPVKNFDRSKVKGVVAKLIKVNDRSSMTALEVTAGGKLFNVVVDTEDTGKELLQKGDLRRRVTIVPLNKIQSHLVPPRVQQATVRLVGKGNAELALSLVGYSEELKNAMEYVFGSTFVCKTTDAAKEVAFNREIRTPSVTLEGDVFQPSGLLTGGSRKGGGDLLRQLHDLAEAEAKFHVHQKRLSEIEAKINELQPLQKKFTDMKAQLELKMYDMSLFLKRAEQNEHHKLAEAVKKLEEEVGEVRSQITEKENLYKSCADTVSTLEKSIKDHDKNREGRLKDLEKNIKTIKARIQASSKDLKDHENERERLVMEQEAVLQEQSSLESQLASLKTQSSTLASDVGNQRSKVDGIQKNHDQSLSELKLIHAKMKECDTQISGSIADQEKCLQKISDLKLDRKKLENEVTRMEMDQKNCSVKVDKLVEKHTWITSEKQLFGKEGTNYDFESRDPYKAREELERLQTEQSSLEKRVNKKVMAMFEKAEDEYNALMTKKNIIETDKSKIKKVIEELDEKKKETLKVTWVKVNQDFGSIFSSLLPGTMAKLEPPEGGNFLDGLEVRVAFGSVWKQSLSELSGGQRSLLALSLILALLLFKPAPLYILDEVDAALDLSHTQNIGKMIKAHFPHSQFIVVSLKEGMFNNANVLFRTKFVDGVSTVQRTVTKQS, encoded by the exons ATGCATATAAAGGAGATATGCTTGGAGGGTTTCAAATCATACGCGACGAGGACGGTGGTTCCGGGTTTTGACCCGCATTTCAACGCGATTACGGGTCTAAACGGGTCCGGGAAATCAAACATCCTCGATTCAATCTGCTTCGTTCTGGGTATCACTAATCTCCAGCATGTTCGAGCTTCTAATCTACAAGAACTCGTTTACAAACAAGGACAAGCTGGGATTACTAAAGCCACTGTCTCGATTACTTTCGATAACTCCGAGAGAAATCGAAGTCCTTTAGGTTATGAAGATCATTCAGAGATTACCGTAACTAGACAA atTGTGGTTGGAGGAAGGAACAAGTATTTGATAAATGGGAAGCTTGCACAACCAAGTCAAGTTCAGAACCTTTTCCACTCGGAGCAGCTTAATGTTAATAATCCTCATTTTCTCATTATGCAAGGGCGTATTACTAAAGTTTTGAACATGAAACCTATGGAGATTTTATCGATGCTTGAAGAAGCTGCGGGGACAAGAATGTATGAGAATAAGAAAGAGGCTGCGTTAAAGACGTTAGAGAAAAAGCAAACCAAGGTTGATGAGATTAATAAGCTTCTCGAGCATGATATATTGCCAGCTTTGGAGAAGCTTAGGAGAGAGAAAGCGCAGTATATGCAGTGGGCTAATGGTAATGCAGAACTAGAACGAGTAAAGAGGTTCTGTATCGCTTTTGAGTATGTTCAAGCTGAGAAAGTTAGAGACAATTCTCTCCATGGGGTTGAAAAAATGAAGACAAAGATGACAAGTATTGACGAAGAGGCAGAAAAGACACAGGGAGAAATATCGGAACTAGAGAACCAAGTTAAAGCTTTGACTCAGGCAAGAGAAGCCAGCATGGGAGGAGAAGTTAAAAATTTGTCTGACAAAGTGGATTCACTGTCTAATGAAGTTACACGTGAATTATCCAAGCTTCATAATATGGAGGACACCCTTCAGGGCGAAGTGAAGAATGCTGAACAG atttttcataatatagaagATTTGAAGAAATCTGTAGAAGAGAGAGCTACATCTCTCAAGAAGTGCGACGAAGGAGCAGCAAATCTAAAACGAAAATTCCAGGAATTTTCCACCACACTGGAAGAGTGTGAAAGAGAACACCAG GGTGTGATAGCTGGTAAGAGTAGTGGAGATGAAGAGAAATGTCTTGAAGATCAACTACGTGATGCTAAGATTTCTGTTGGATCAGCTGAAACGGAGTTGAAGCAGCTGAATACCAAAATTAGTCACTGTGAAAAAGAGCTAAAAGAGAAAAAGTCCCAGTTGATgtcaaaacaagaagaagctgTTGCAGTGGAAAATGAACTTGATGCTAGAAAAAATGATGTTGATAGTGTAAAAAGGGCACTTGATTCTCTTCCTTATAAAGAGGGTCAGATGGAAGCATTGGAGAAG GATCGAGGATTGGAACTTGAAGTTGGGCGAAGGCTGAAAGACAAAGTGAGCGATCTTTCAGCTCAATTAGCAAATGTACAGTTTACATACCGTGATCCTGTGAAGAACTTTGATCGATCAAAGGTGAAAGGTGTGGTTGCAAAACTGATAAAAGTGAATGATAGGTCCTCAATGACAGCTTTGGAA GTTACTGCTGGTGGGAAGTTGTTTAATGTTGTTGTAGACACAGAAGATACTGGAAAAGAGCTCCTTCAAAAGGGTGATCTTCGGAGGAGAGTTACAATAGTTCCTCTCAACAAAATTCAATCCCACCTAGTTCCACCTAGAGTGCAGCAAGCCACTGTTAGATTG GTTGGAAAGGGAAATGCGGAATTGGCACTTTCTTTAGTTGGTTATAGCGAAGAATTAAAG AATGCTATGGAATATGTTTTTGGTTCCACTTTTGTTTGCAAAACTACTGATGCGGCAAAGGAA GTAGCATTTAATAGGGAAATTCGAACTCCAAGTGTTACACTTGAAGGTGATGTATTTCAGCCAAGTGGTCTTCTTACTGGTGGAAGTCGCAA GGGTGGAGGTGATCTGCTAAGACAACTTCATGATCTGGCAGAAGCTGAAGCAAAATTTCACGTACATCAGAAAAGGTTGTCGGAAATTGAAGCGAAG ATCAATGAGCTTCAGCCTCTTCAAAAGAAGTTCACAGACATGAAAGCACAGTTGGAGCTGAAAATGTATGACATGTCCTTGTTTCTAAAAAGGGCTGAACAGAACGAGCACCACAAG CTTGCTGAGGCGGTGAAGAAACTTGAAGAAGAGGTTGGAGAAGTGAGATCCCAAATCACAGAGAAGGAAAATCTTTACAAAAGTTGTGCTGATACTGTCTCTACGCTGGAGAAATCCATCAAAGATCATGATAAGAACAGAGAGGGAAGACTTAAGGacttagaaaaaaatatcaaaactatcAAAGCTCGTATTCAGGCATCCTCAAAAGATCTAAAG GATCATGAAAATGAAAGGGAGAGGCTTGTGATGGAGCAAGAAGCAGTGTTGCAGGAACAGTCATCTTTAGAGAGCCAGCTAGCTTCATTGAAGACGCAAAGTAGCACTCTGGCTTCAGATGTGGGTAATCAACGATCCAAG GTGGATGGCATACAGAAGAATCATGATCAGTCTCTCTCTGAGCTCAAGTTGATACATGCAAAGATGAAGGAATGTGATACACAGATTAGTGGTTCCATCGCAGACCAGGAAAAATGTCTGCAGAAGATTAGTGACTTGAAGCTTGACAGAAAGAAGTTAGAAAATGAG GTAACAAGGATGGAGATGGATCAGAAGAATTGTTCTGTGAAGGTAGACAAACTTGTTGAGAAGCATACATGGATAACATCTGAGAAGCAGCTTTTTGGTAAAGAAGGGACGAACTATGATTTTGAATCCCGTGATCCTTATAAAGCAAGAGAAGAACTTGAAAGGCTCCAGACAGAACAATCGAG TCTTGAGAAAAGAGTAAACAAGAAAGTCATGGCTATGTTTGAGAAAGCAGAAGACGAATATAATGCTCTTATgaccaagaaaaatataatcGAG ACTGATAAATCCAAAATCAAGAAAGTGATCGAGGAGcttgatgagaagaaaaaagaaacactgAAAGTTACATGGGTTAAAGTTAATCA GGATTTTGGTTCCATCTTTTCAAGTCTACTACCTGGCACCATGGCAAAACTAGAACCTCCAGAAGGAGGCAATTTCCTTGATGGCCTTGAGGTCCGTGTTGCGTTTGGAAGTGTTTGGAAACAGTCTTTATCTGAGCTAAGTGGAGGGCAGAGATCTCTTCTTGCACTATCTTTAATCCTAGCATTGCTTCTCTTCAAGCCAGCTCCTCTTTATATCTTAGATGAG GTTGATGCAGCTCTTGATCTCAGCCACACGCAGAACATAGGAAAAATGATAAAAGCCCATTTCCCACATTCACAG TTCATCGTGGTTTCACTGAAAGAAGGAATGTTCAACAATGCCAATGTTCTCTTCCGAACCAAATTCGTGGATGGTGTTTCAACAGTCCAGAGGACAGTAACAAAACAGAGCTAG
- the LOC104780546 gene encoding probable calcium-binding protein CML47 — MEDSSLLSPISLFTIVIFLFILNLMMIIQDFSSYFPYRFHLFLSNAYILFASTRNNKQKTELPIKKKAFVPNRVENKTSVEEVKAMINDSEALYERLIEEGEEYLFEKNEMMSKELVKEAFRLFDENQDGFIDENELKHVLGLLGYDECTKMECRKMIKVFDENGDGNIDFYEFVKLIEKSFS, encoded by the coding sequence ATGGAGGATTCGTCTCTTCTTAGcccaatctctctcttcaccaTTGTCATCTTCTTGTTCATTCTCAATCTCATGATGATTATTCAAGacttctcttcttattttccCTATCGTTTCCATCTCTTCTTATCTAATGCCTACATTCTCTTCGCCTCAACAAGAAACAATAAGCAGAAGACCGAGCTCCCAATAAAAAAGAAAGCCTTTGTCCCGAACCGAGTAGAAAACAAGACGTCCGTGGAAGAAGTCAAGGCCATGATAAACGACTCGGAAGCTTTATACGAACGTTTgatagaagaaggagaagagtacttgtttgagaagaatgagatgaTGAGTAAGGAGTTAGTGAAAGAGGCGTTTaggttatttgatgagaatcaAGACGGGTTTATAGATGAAAATGAGTTGAAACATGTGTTGGGTTTGTTAGGATACGATGAGTGTACAAAGATGGAATGTAGGAAGATGATTAAGGTTTTTGATGAGAATGGAGATGGGAACATTGATTTTTATGAGTTTGTGAAGCTCATAGAGAAGAGCTTTTCGTGA
- the LOC104780543 gene encoding NO-associated protein 1, chloroplastic/mitochondrial — MALRTLSTFPSLPRRLTRREPNLTVFYRTPAVPILCKSIANSETPVLVSERDGFAAAAPTPGERFLENQRAHEAKKVVKREIKKEKKKKKIKEEIVRKVVDTSVSCCYGCGAPLQTSEVDSPGFVDLITYDLKKKHHQLRTILCGRCQLLSHGHMITAVGGNGGYPGGKQFVSADELREKLSHLRHEKALIVKLVDIVDFNGSFLARVRDLVGANPIILVITKIDLLPKGTDMNCIGDWVVEMTTRKKLNVLSVHLTSSKSLDGVSGVASEIQKEKKGRDVYILGAANVGKSAFINALLKTMAERDPVAAAAQKYKPIQSAVPGTTLGPIQINAFLGGEKLYDTPGVHLHHRQAAVVHSDDLPALAPQNRLRGQSFDISTLPTQLSSSPKGEESLNGYTFFWGGLVRIDILKALPETCITFYGPKALDILVVPTKTATDFYQKEVGVLLKPPSGKDQMQEWKGLQSHRLLQIEIIDAKRPASDVAISGLGWISIEPIRRTRGTEPRDLNDSEHQIRLCVSVPKPVEVFLRPTLPIGASGAEWYQYRDLTDEEEEVRPKWHF, encoded by the exons ATGGCGCTACGAACACTCTCAACGTTCCCTTCTCTTCCTCGTCGTCTCACGAGACGCGAACCAAATCTCACCGTGTTTTACCGAACTCCGGCGGTGCCAATCTTATGTAAATCCATTGCTAATTCCGAGACTCCGGTTTTGGTCTCAGAACGAGATGGATTCGCTGCGGCTGCTCCGACTCCTGGAGAAAGGTTCTTGGAGAATCAACGAGCTCATGAAGCTAAGAAAGTGgtgaagagagagattaaaaaggagaagaagaagaagaagataaaggaaGAGATTGTGCGGAAGGTTGTTGATACTTCGGTCTCGTGTTGTTACGGCTGCGGAGCTCCGTTACAGACTTCCGAAGTCGATTCTCCTGGATTTGTCGATCTGATCACTTACGATTTG aagaagaagcatcatcaGTTAAGAACTATACTATGTGGACGGTGTCAGCTTTTGTCACATGGACATATGATTACAGCAGTTGGTGGTAACGGAGGATACCCTGGTGGGAAACAGTTTGTTTCAGCTGATGAACTTAGGGAGAAGCTTTCTCATTTGCGCCATGAGAAGGCTTTGATTGTCAAATTG GTTGACATTGTGGATTTTAATGGAAGCTTTTTAGCTCGTGTTCGTGACTTAGTTGGAGCTAATCCGATTATACTAGTTATAACTAAG ATTGATCTTCTTCCGAAAGGAACAGATATGAACTGTATTGGGGATTGGGTCGTAGAAATGACCACGAGGAAAAAGCTTAA TGTGTTGAGCGTCCATCTCACAAGTTCAAAATCTCTTGATGGAGTTAGCGGAGTTGCATCAGAAATCCAGAAGGAGAAAAAG GGACGAGATGTCTACATTCTG GGTGCAGCAAACGTAGGGAAGTCTGCATTCATCAATGCGTTGCTGA AAACAATGGCCGAAAGGGACCCTGTTGCCGCAGCGGCTCAAAAGTACAAACCAATTCAATCTGCTGTCCCTGGAACCACCTTGGGTCCAATTCAGATCAACGCCTTCCTTGGAGGAGAG AAGTTGTATGATACACCGGGTGTGCACCTACACCATAGGCAAGCAGCTGTTGTTCATTCAGATGATTTACCCGCCCTTGCTCCTCAAAATCGGCTCAGAGGCCAGTCTTTCGAT ATTTCAACTTTGCCAACTCAATTGTCAAGTAGTCCCAAGGGTGAGGAGAGCTTAAATGGTTATACATTTTTCTGGGGAGGTCTCGTCAGGATCGACATCTTGAAG GCTCTACCAGAAACATGTATCACATTCTATGGACCAAAGGCTCTTGATATTCTTGTAGTACCAACCAAAACAGCGACTGACTTTTACCAG AAAGAAGTGGGTGTGCTTCTGAAACCTCCATCAGGGAAAGATCAGATGCAAGAGTGGAAAGGATTACAATCTCACCGTTTACTCCAAATCGAGATCATCGATGCAAAAAG ACCGGCTAGTGATGTGGCAATTTCTGGGTTAGGATGGATTTCAATTGAACCAATCCGCAGAACACGAGGAACAGAACCGAGAGATCTCAATGACTCAGAGCATCAGATACGTCTTTGTGTCAGTGTGCCAAAACCGGTTGAAGTATTTCTCCGACCAACATTGCCAATTGGTGCCTCAGGTGCTGAATGGTATCAGTACCGTGATTTAaccgatgaggaagaagaagtaagacCCAAATGGCacttctaa
- the LOC104780544 gene encoding chlorophyll a-b binding protein 4, chloroplastic, protein MATVTTHASASIFRPCTTSKPRFLTGSSGKLNRDLSFKSIGSSSKTSSFKVEAKKGEWLPGLASPDYLTGSLAGDNGFDPLGLAEDPENLKWFIQAELVNGRWAMLGVAGMLLPEVFTKIGIINVPEWYDAGKEQYFASSSTLFVIEFILFHYVEIRRWQDIKNPGSVNQDPIFKQYSLPKGEVGYPGGIFNPLNFAPTLEAKEKELANGRLAMLAFLGFVIQHNVTGKGPFENLLQHLSDPWHNTIVQTLSG, encoded by the exons ATGGCGACTGTCACTACTCATGCCTCGGCCTCGATTTTCCGACCTTGCACTACTTCAAAGCCAAGATTCCTCACTGGTTCTTCCGGTAAGTTGAACCGCGACTTGTCGTTTAAATCCATCGGTTCATCCTCAAAAACGTCGTCGTTTAAGGTTGAAGCTAAGAAAGGAGAATGGTTGCCCGGTTTGGCATCACCTGACTATCTCACCGGCAG TCTTGCCGGAGACAATGGGTTTGACCCGTTGGGTCTAGCAGAGGATCCAGAGAACTTGAAATGGTTCATCCAGGCAGAGCTTGTCAACGGACGATGGGCCATGCTCGGTGTCGCAGGGATGCTTTTGCCGGAAGTTTTCACCAAGATCG GAATCATAAACGTTCCGGAGTGGTACGATGCTGGGAAAGAGCAGTACTTTGCATCGTCGTCGACATTGTTCGTGATCGAGTTCATATTGTTTCATTACGTTGAGATCAGACGGTGGCAAGACATCAAGAACCCAGGAAGTGTGAACCAAGACCCTATCTTTAAGCAATACAGCTTACCTAAGGGTGAAGTCGGTTACCCTGGTGGAATCTTTAACCCACTTAACTTTGCTCCTACGCTCGAGGCCAAGGAGAAAGAGCTCGCAAACG ggAGGTTGGCTATGTTGGCATTCTTGGGGTTTGTGATTCAACACAATGTGACTGGAAAGGGACCATTTGAGAATCTGTTGCAGCACTTGTCTGATCCATGGCACAACACTATTGTCCAAACCCTCAGCGGCTAA
- the LOC104783876 gene encoding probable aquaporin TIP5-1: MRRMIPTSFSSKCQGVISMNALRCYVSEFISTFFFVLAAVGSVMASRKLMAGDVSGPFSVLIPAIANAFALSSSVYISWNVSGGHVNPAVTFGMAVAGRISVPTALFYWTSQMIASVMACLVLKVTVVEQVPIYKIAGEMTGFGASVLEGVLAFVLVYTVFTANDPRRGLPLAVGPIFIGFVAGANVLAAGPFSGGSMNPACAFGSAMIYGSFKNQAVYWVGPLLGGATAALVYDNVVVPAEDDRGSSTGDAVDV; encoded by the exons ATGAGAAGAATGATTCCAACATCGTTTTCAAGTAAGTGTCAAGGAGTGATAAGTATGAATGCGTTGAGATGTTACGTGTCGGAGTTTATCTctaccttcttcttcgtcctcgcTGCCGTTGGTTCCGTCATGGCTTCAA GGAAGTTGATGGCGGGTGATGTGTCGGGTCCGTTTAGTGTATTAATACCGGCGATTGCGAATGCGTTTGCGTTGTCTTCGTCTGTTTACATCTCTTGGAACGTCTCTGGTGGCCATGTGAATCCAGCGGTTACGTTTGGGATGGCGGTTGCTGGTCGGATTAGTGTTCCAACCGCTTTGTTCTATTGGACTTCTCAGATGATTGCCTCTGTTATGGCTTGTCTTGTCCTTAAAGTAACTGTCGTCGAACAGGTT CCGATCTACAAGATTGCCGGAGAAATGACGGGATTTGGAGCATCGGTTCTTGAAGGTGTTTTAGCGTTCGTCCTAGTCTATACTGTGTTCACGGCTAACGATCCGAGACGTGGTCTACCTTTAGCCGTAGGACCTATATTCATAGGGTTTGTTGCGGGAGCCAATGTTCTAGCCGCTGGTCCGTTCTCTGGAGGGTCCATGAACCCAGCGTGTGCCTTTGGGTCGGCGATGATTTATGGAAGCTTCAAGAACCAAGCTGTGTATTGGGTTGGGCCTCTGCTTGGAGGAGCCACAGCAGCGCTAGTGTATGACAACGTGGTGGTTCCGGCAGAAGATGATCGTGGCTCATCTACTGGAGATGCCGTCGATGTGTAA
- the LOC104780542 gene encoding peroxisomal membrane protein 11B: MASDTLDKLVVFLAKRDGIDKLVKTFQYVAKLACWHVEATRPEAADRFKKWEVASGLSRKAFRTGRSLTGFNALRRNPGATPVIRLLAVLANSGEMVYFFFDHFLWLSRIGSLDAKLAKKMSFISAFGESFGYTFFIIIDCIFIRQRLDSLKKLRYPSDETKDEINAKISEIRGDIVMRLMGISANVADLIIALAEIQPNPFCNHTVTLGISGLVSAWAGWYRNWPTS; the protein is encoded by the exons ATGGCTTCGGACACGTTGGACAAGCTGGTTGTTTTCTTGGCCAAAAGAGACGGAATAGACAAGCTCGTTAAGACATTCCAATATGTGGCCAAGCTCGCGTGCTGGCACGTTGAAGCCACACGACCCGAAGCTGCCGATAGGTTCAAGAAGTGGGAGGTCGCCTCCGGTCTCAGCCGCAAAGCCTTCAG GACAGGAAGATCTCTCACGGGGTTTAATGCGCTGAGACGAAACCCTGGGGCAACCCCGGTGATCCGACTCTTGGCAGTCCTAGCCAATTCAGGAGAAATGGtttacttcttcttcgatcatTTTCTTTGGTTATCAAGAATTGGATCATTAGACGCCAAGCTCGCCAAGAAAATGAGTTTCATCTCCGCTTTTGGCGAATCTTTCGGCTacactttcttcatcatcattgaCTGCATCTTCATAAGGCAGAGACTCGACTCCTTGAAAAAACTTCGGTATCCGTCCgatgaaacaaaagatgaaatCAATGCGAAAATTAGCGAAATCCGGGGAGATATAGTGATGAGACTGATGGGAATTTCAGCCAACGTTGCGGATTTAATTATCGCATTGGCGGAAATTCAACCGAACCCGTTTTGTAACCACACGGTTACACTCGGTATAAGCGGTTTAGTGTCGGCTTGGGCCGGTTGGTATAGGAATTGGCCTACCTCGTGA
- the LOC104780548 gene encoding cyclic dof factor 3-like, translated as MMMESRDPAIKLFGTKIPFPAVVQLPVTVDEEEEEDDWSGGDGGEDKSVYNKVTPELSDNKKNKNCNDRSLNSSNESKPETGDKEEETSTDQIENSDSPEEQTTADGKTLKKPTKILPCPRCKSMETKFCYYNNYNINQPRHFCKACQRYWTAGGTMRNVPVGAGRRKNKSSSSSHYRHITITEALEATRLDPGLQANTRVLSFGLDARQQHAAPMTPVMKLQGNQKVLNGAQNGFHGVPDQRLVARRVENGDDCSSGSSVTTSNNHSVDESRAQSCRVVEPQMNNNNNNSMNGYACIPGVPWPYTWNPAMPPPGFYPPPGYPMPFYPYWTIPMLSPHQTSSPMSQKGSNTNSPTLGKHPRDEESARLDNETERKQRNGCVLVPKTLRIDDPNEAAKSSIWTTLGIKNERMSKGGGMFEGFDHKAKMNKNNDNKVENSPVRSANPAALSRSHNFHERN; from the exons atgatgatggaGAGTAGAGATCCAGCTATTAAGCTCTTCGGTACAAAAATCCCTTTTCCGGCGGTTGTTCAGTTGCCGGTGACTGtggatgaggaggaggaagaagatgattggAGCGGCGGTGATGGTGGAGAGGATAAGTCAGTATATAATAAG GTAACTCCAGAGTTATCAGATaataagaagaacaagaacTGTAACGACAGAAGTCTAAACAGTTCGAATGAATCCAAACCCGAAACAGGGGACAAAGAGGAGGAGACTTCAACGGATCAGATAGAGAACAGCGACTCGCCTGAGGAGCAGACCACCGCTGACGGTAAAACCCTGAAGAAACCTACCAAGATTCTCCCCTGTCCGAGATGCAAAAGCATGGAGACCAAATTCTGTTattacaacaactacaacaTAAACCAGCCTCGTCATTTCTGCAAGGCCTGTCAGAGATACTGGACAGCTGGTGGGACTATGAGGAATGTTCCCGTGGGTGCAGGTCGTCGTAAGAACAAAAGCTCCTCGTCGTCTCATTACCGTCACATCACTATCACCGAGGCTCTTGAAGCTACGAGGCTTGATCCGGGCTTGCAGGCAAACACAAGGGTCTTGAGTTTTGGTTTAGATGCTCGTCAACAACATGCTGCTCCTATGACGCCCGTGATGAAGCTACAAGGAAACCAGAAGGTATTAAACGGAGCTCAAAACGGGTTTCATGGTGTACCGGATCAGCGGCTCGTGGCTCGTCGGGTAGAGAATGGAGATGATTGCTCAAGTGGCTCTTCTGTGACCACCTCTAACAATCACTCAGTGGATGAATCAAGAGCACAAAGCTGCAGAGTTGTTGAGCCAcaaatgaacaacaacaacaataatagtATGAATGGTTATGCTTGCATCCCAGGTGTACCATGGCCTTACACGTGGAACCCAGCGATGCCTCCACCAGGTTTTTACCCGCCTCCAGGGTATCCAATGCCGTTTTACCCTTACTGGACCATCCCAATGCTTTCACCGCATCAAACCTCATCCCCTATGAGCCAAAAGGGTTCAAATACAAACTCTCCTACTCTCGGAAAGCATCCGAGAGATGAAGAATCCGCAAGATTGGACAACGAAACAGAGCGAAAACAGAGGAACGGATGCGTTCTGGTCCCGAAAACGTTGAGAATAGACGATCCTAACGAAGCAGCAAAGAGCTCGATATGGACAACATTGGGAATCAAGAACGAGAGGATGAGCAAAGGCGGTGGTATGTTCGAAGGGTTTGATCATAAGGCTAAGATGAATAAAAACAACGACAACAAAGTTGAGAACTCCCCTGTTCGTTCTGCTAACCCTGCTGCTCTGTCAAGATCACATAATTTCCATGAACGGAACTAG
- the LOC104780547 gene encoding uncharacterized protein LOC104780547, whose amino-acid sequence MGLKRKTERMDWPTTTLISRRICNLLVFFVKLNHKNLSTDSDHSAMRPDPTRRRNRALSSSSSSPSKTRPGSGGKVKTSATVIDREEMGLFPGSGYDDPNPEPRSFPYSVKQQCWEKAEKIKGRDPERWRRDHLGNIVFRKLVGCPGCLCHDYDHIVPYSKGGKSTLENCQVLQAKVNRSKGNKTDISRAELIQRSSYCRVAGRDMDLLELTAYGNVQRAPESSGCRIQ is encoded by the exons atgggcctaaagagaaaaacagagagaatggaTTGGCCAACGACGACACTCATCTCCCGAAGAATCTGtaatcttttggttttcttcGTCAAACTAAACCACAAAAACCTCTCTACCGATTCGGATCACTCGGCGATGAGACCCGACCCGACCAGACGCAGAAACAGagccttatcttcttcttcttcttccccatcaAAGACCCGACCCGGCTCCGGTGGAAAGGTGAAAACTTCGGCCACTGTAATCGACCGGGAGGAGATGGGTCTTTTCCCCGGGTCGGGTTACGATGACCCGAATCCAGAACCAAGGAGCTTTCCTTACAGTGTGAAGCAGCAATGCTGGGAGAAAGCAGAGAAGATTAAAGGGAGAGATCCTGAGCGTTGGAGGAGAGATCATTTAGGGAATATTGTGTTTAGGAAACTCGTTGGTTGTCCTGGTTGCTTGTGCCATGATTATGATCACATTGTTCCTTACTCCAAG GGCGGTAAGAGCACTCTGGAAAACTGCCAGGTTCTGCAG GCAAAGGTAAATCGATCAAAGGGAAATAAAACCGATATTTCTAGAGCCGAGCTTATCCAGAGGAGTTCTTATTGCCGAGTTGCTG GCAGGGATATGGATCTCCTTGAGCTAACAGCTTACGGGAATGTACAGCGCGCACCTGAGTCTAGTGGATGCAGGATTCAATGA